The genome window TTCCGCTACGTCATGATGGCCCTGGCTCACATTCCTGCCGGTATCCTGCGGAAACTGCCTATCTAAGGGAAACTGGCGACGCAGGTCCCGGCGCGAACAACCGCGATCGGGCGTCAGAGCGATCACTTTGAGTTGGCGTCGTTAATGGCCTTCCCGATTTTCTTCAGCAACTTCGGGTAGTCCTTCGGCGCAGTGCAGACCTCGATAAGCACCAGCCGATCCTGGTTGTCCTGCGCCTTCTCAAAGGCGTCATTGAGCTCTGTGCGCGTGGTGGCCTTCAGCGTCACGACCTTGTCGTCGGTGCCGCCGAGAGCCTGGGGAATCACCCGCCAATCCCACGCCGTGATGTCGTTGTACTCGGCGTCCTCGCCGTGAATCGAGCGCTCCACCGCGTAGCCGTCGTTATTCACCACAATGACGACGCCGTTAACGCCTTCCCGCATCCAGGTGCCGAGCTCCTGGACTGTCAGCTGCGCGGAGCCGTCGCCAATAACAAGCACCGGACGACGCCCCGGGCAGGCGAGACCAGCGCCCATCGCGGCGGGAAGCGTGTATCCGATGGACCCCCATAGCGGCTGGCCAATGAAGGTCGTGTCCGCTGGGAAACGCATCTTCGCCAGGCCGAAGAAACTGGTGCCCTGATCAGCCACAACGATGTTTCCCTCGGTGAGCACCCCGGCCAAAGTCGGCCACACATCGTCCTGGACCAAGGGCCCATCAGCATCCGCCACCCAGTGGTGCGGCTCCGGTTCCGGGACCGCCCCCGGCGCGCGATCTGCAAATGACGGGGCGAGCTCGGCGAGTGCGTCCAGCGCATCAGCGATGTTCAGCGGCGCGAAGGTTTTATCGCCCACCTTCGCGTAATTAGTGGCGATATCCACACAGCGTGCCGGGTCGATCTTCTGGCTGAAGCTGGCCGTCGTCGTATCGGTAAAACGAACACCGGCCATGACCAGGCGATCCGCCCCCTCCACAGCTTTGCGAACGTCGGGCTCGGAAGCCGCGCCCGCATACACGCCCAAGAAGAACGGGTCTTCCTCGTTAACGAGCGTTTTGCCCCACATCAAGGTGGCATGAGGAATACCGCCGCTGAGCAGCCGGTTCAGGTTTTCTGTCGCACCCATCCGGTGAACCAGGAGATCCGCCAACACCGTCACATCGCGGCCCTCCAAGAATTCAGAGGCAGCCGCACGGAACTCCGCTAGAGCGCGGTCGGAGGTGTAGGAGCGGGCGCCACCCAGAGGAGACGAGGGCGGCTCAACCTCGACGCGGGCGACGTCGGTAGGCACCACAATGTATCCGGGCCGCCGATGCGTCTGCACCGCGCGGAGTACACGATCCACTTCGTCCACCGCATCCGCGGGAGTTAGATCGGCAACGGCGCAGGTTACCTCACTAGCCATGCGTCGGAAATGAGAAAAGTCACCATCACCGAGGCTGTGGTGCAGCAGACGTCGGGACGCCTGCGCATCCTTCGACGGGGCGCCGACAATGTGGACCACCGGCACGTTCTCCGAGAACGAACCGGCGATCGCGTTGATAGCCGAGAGCTCACCCACCCCGAATGTTGTGACGACGGCACCGATGCCGTTCATGCGCGCGTACCCGTCGGCCGCGTAGCCCGCGTTCAGCTCATTGGCGTTGCCGACCCAGTGCAACGCATCATGCCCCGTAATGTGATCCAGGAACTCCAGGTTGAAATCACCCGGGACCCCAAAAACATCCTTAATGTGCAGTTCAGCTAGGCGATCTGCAATGTAATCAGCAACCGTGTACATAGTTCTCCTTCGCATGGCTCGGTGGAGCCAGCATCGTATGGCGAGGGATTCATCACGTGTGCTCGGCATGGCGGGTTGGCCACGTGGACACGTGACGACATCGATGCCGCTGGGTTCGCGGCACCCCACCCATACTGTCAGGAAAACGTATTAAGTAGGTTGCGGGGAGGTAAAAAATGTCGGTGAATTACTTATGCTCACCGGAATCGAGCTCACCCTGTGGCGCATCCCCCGCATCCAAGGAACGGTCGCCAGCCTGCCCACCATGCATCTGGGCCCGAATCTCCTCCAACCGAGCCGACGCCTTGA of Corynebacterium kroppenstedtii DSM 44385 contains these proteins:
- a CDS encoding alpha-keto acid decarboxylase family protein, encoding MYTVADYIADRLAELHIKDVFGVPGDFNLEFLDHITGHDALHWVGNANELNAGYAADGYARMNGIGAVVTTFGVGELSAINAIAGSFSENVPVVHIVGAPSKDAQASRRLLHHSLGDGDFSHFRRMASEVTCAVADLTPADAVDEVDRVLRAVQTHRRPGYIVVPTDVARVEVEPPSSPLGGARSYTSDRALAEFRAAASEFLEGRDVTVLADLLVHRMGATENLNRLLSGGIPHATLMWGKTLVNEEDPFFLGVYAGAASEPDVRKAVEGADRLVMAGVRFTDTTTASFSQKIDPARCVDIATNYAKVGDKTFAPLNIADALDALAELAPSFADRAPGAVPEPEPHHWVADADGPLVQDDVWPTLAGVLTEGNIVVADQGTSFFGLAKMRFPADTTFIGQPLWGSIGYTLPAAMGAGLACPGRRPVLVIGDGSAQLTVQELGTWMREGVNGVVIVVNNDGYAVERSIHGEDAEYNDITAWDWRVIPQALGGTDDKVVTLKATTRTELNDAFEKAQDNQDRLVLIEVCTAPKDYPKLLKKIGKAINDANSK